A region of Arabidopsis thaliana chromosome 5, partial sequence DNA encodes the following proteins:
- the TRM21 gene encoding methyl-coenzyme M reductase II subunit gamma, putative (DUF3741) — MNKQRRRNVQAHGCLARMVNLFDFGTVGNGKKLLTEKPHFDHGSIKGNQFDQIEDKVDVRNGGVNGTPMKMLLEQEMSKEMEVKLSSTNLVAKLMGLDSFPQTQSAPRSYSSKPRLKRSLSHGEYKNVYEIWQKEGELSSNGVEGLSKKKMDIVREKFLEAKRLVTDDELRHSKEFQEAMEVLSSNKELFLEFLQESNNFFSHHLHSFQSTDPPTSEKSKRITILKPSKTVADEKFGNEPAIESSRDGSKSGKGLDFFKWPVEEEYPTKQSTRIVVLKPNGQVTKASSCPTSPRGFEGRESRDVARRVKSQILKEETLQSSVFSNGYICDDSSLNDYADSEIMSPVSRHSWDYINKYDSPFSSSPFSRASGSPESSSVCREAKKRLSERWALMAAANENLQEAKVIEKKGSNISLGDMLALPDLREDLITEEEETSNGNEQEGPKVSASCFDGNFSREEGKLKPPKGLTRSKSLPESSTSLGHKSLDSSNKSKSSRVPEELTKSKSLKWSLKGKVSNFLFSRSKKASKERSYEESPEILDSRCNNEYDASVSARIMTSREGGLSITKPTIFGNSSEWRDEPSPISVLETSFDEEDGIFFNSSILNRSSSSLEREMKSNLLGKSPPIGSIGRTLSFDDSTVARCYSSKRSTTSARDEEEDLRLLINTLLSAADLDAISDNLLSKWHSSESPLDPSLRNSYADSTEQKRLGSNVKNLVFDLVNTLLLELTPSYLGPRSSPMILSGKPLGVYVINRMQECLTGNGRVEDRWWDEDGDLSSLAVNKVVRIEVAEIGSQESLRLEMDSMGEELELKLLEELVEEALMDLSEQSKLFIPSIC; from the exons ATGAATaagcaacgaagaagaaacgtTCAGGCTCATGGATGTTTGGCTCGGATGGTGAAtctgtttgattttggaaCTGTTGGTAATGGAAAGAAACTGCTCACTGAGAAACCCCATTTTGATCATG GGTCTATCAAGGGGAATCAATTTGATCAGATAGAAGATAAAGTT GATGTGAGGAATGGTGGAGTCAATGGAACACCAATGAAGATGCTTTTAGAACAGGAAATGTCGAAAGAAATGGAAGTTAAGCTAAGTTCGACAAATTTGGTTGCTAAGTTGATGGGTCTTGATTCGTTTCCTCAGACACAATCTGCTCCTAGGAGTTATAGTTCAAAGCCTCGTCTAAAGAGGTCGTTAAGTCACGGGGAATATAAAAATGTCTATGAGATATGGCAGAAAGAGGGGGAACTAAGTAGTAATGGTGTGGAGGGAttaagcaagaagaagatggacaTTGTCCGTGAAAAGTTCTTGGAAGCGAAGCGTTTGGTTACAGACGATGAACTTCGACATTCTAAGGAGTTTCAAGAAGCTATGGAAGTTTTGAGTTCGAATAAGGAGTTGTTCCTCGAGTTTTTGCAGGAGTCGAATAACTTCTTCTCTCATCATCTCCACAGTTTCCAGTCCACAGATCCACCAACCTCAGAGAAGTCTAAGCGGATCACTATTTTGAAGCCTTCAAAGACCGTTGCTGATGAAAAGTTTGGAAATGAACCAGCCATTGAATCTTCGAGAGACGGAAGTAAGAGTGGCAAGGGTCTTGATTTTTTCAAATGGCCGGTTGAAGAAGAATATCCGACAAAGCAATCAACTCGAATAGTTGTTCTGAAACCTAACGGTCAAGTCACAAAGGCTTCATCATGTCCAACCTCTCCAAGAGGTTTTGAGGGGAGAGAGTCAAGAGATGTGGCTAGGAGAGTGAAGAGCCAGATACTTAAGGAAGAAACTTTACAATCTTCTGTCTTTTCCAACGGCTATATATGCGATGATAGTTCTCTTAACGACTACGCAGATTCTGAAATCATGTCACCGGTTTCTAGGCATTCATGGGATTATATAAACAAGTATGATAgccctttttcttcttcgccttTTAGCAGAGCCTCGGGTTCTCCAGAGTCATCATCTGTCTGCAGAGAGGCCAAGAAACGGCTTTCTGAAAGATGGGCATTGATGGCAGCAGCCAATGAGAATTTGCAGGAGGCCAAAGTTATTGAAAAGAAAGGCTCTAATATTTCCTTAGGTGATATGCTTGCACTTCCAGATTTAAGAGAAGATCTTataactgaagaagaagaaacaagcaaTGGTAATGAACAGGAGGGTCCTAAAGTATCTGCATCTTGCTTTGATGGTAATTTCagtagagaagaaggaaagttAAAGCCTCCTAAAGGCCTTACACGATCAAAATCTCTCCCTGAATCATCGACAAGTCTTGGTCACAAATCCCTAGATAGTTCCAACAAGAGTAAATCATCCAGAGTTCCAGAGGAGCTGACAAAGTCAAAGAGCTTGAAATGGTCTCTGAAAGGTAAAGTCTCAAACTTTCTTTTCTCAAGGAGCAAGAAAGCCAGTAAGGAGAGATCTTATGAGGAATCCCCTGAAATCTTGGATTCTCGGTGTAACAATGAATATGATGCATCAGTGTCTGCCAGAATCATGACTTCTCGGGAG GGAGGCTTATCAATTACAAAGCCGACCATTTTCGGAAACTCTAGCGAGTGGCGCGATGAGCCTAGTCCCATTTCAGTCCTGGAAACTTCTTTTGATGAGGAGGATGGAATCTTTTTTAATTCCTCTATCTTGAAtagatcatcatcttctcttg AACGGGAGATGAAATCCAACTTATTAGGAAAATCACCTCCCATAGGGTCTATTGGTCGGACCTTATCATTCGATGACTCAACAGTAGCTCGGTGTTACTCATCTAAACGCTCTACTACTTCCGCAAGagacgaggaagaagactTGCGCCTCCTTATCAACACACTCTTATCAGCAGCTGATCTCGATGCAATCTCGGACAATCTTTTGTCTAAATGGCATTCCTCAGAGAGCCCACTAGACCCATCTCTGAGAAACAGCTACGCAGACTCAACGGAACAGAAAAGACTCGGATCAAACGTGAAGAATCTAGTGTTTGACCTCGTCAACACGCTGCTCTTGGAGCTAACACCGAGCTATCTTGGACCTCGTAGTAGTCCCATGATCCTCTCTGGTAAGCCATTGGGGGTTTATGTGATAAACAGAATGCAAGAGTGTTTAACGGGTAACGGAAGAGTGGAAGATCGGTGGTGGGATGAAGACGGAGACTTGAGCAGTTTGGCGGTGAATAAAGTGGTGAGGATTGAAGTAGCTGAGATTGGTTCACAGGAGAGTTTGAGATTGGAAATGGATTCCATGGGAGAGGAATTAGAATTGAAGTTGCTGGAGGAGTTAGTGGAGGAGGCTTTGATGGATTTGTCAGAACAATCCAAATTATTCATTCCAAGTATTTGTTAA
- a CDS encoding auxin canalization protein (DUF828), whose product MDQKSKTIGEQWWRSNPTFKPPETPLDSMEFLSRTWSASATEVSRAVVASPPTSQPPQMRFSEIQNGSSDVTLVPEDEENGIVLGNTFSFASSETSLMVMERIMAQSPEISSPRTSGRLSHSSFTDSPPISPSDIDDFKQFYRVSPSFNGHIRGSSAIPGTAGGSKTVGRWLKDRREKKREETRAQNAQLHAAVSVAGVAAAVAAIAAATASQSSSGTDEQVAKNDSAVASAATLVAAKCVEAAEIMGADREHLASVVSSAVNVRSAGDIMTLTAAAATALRGAAQLKARALKEVWNIAAVIPVDKGTPKGGGGGYRGGELAPVDNFLGICSKELLAKGCELLKRTRKGDLHWKVVSIYINRTKQVILKTKSKHVAGTITKKKKSE is encoded by the exons ATGGAtcaaaaaagtaaaacgaTTGGAGAACAATGGTGGAGGTCAAATCCAACGTTTAAACCGCCTGAAACGCCATTAGATTCTATGGAGTTTTTGTCACGTACTTGGAGTGCTTCCGCTACTGAAGTTTCAAGAGCTGTCGTCGCGTCTCCACCGACTTCTCAACCGCCGCAAATGCGTTTCTCGGAGATCCAAAACGGTTCTTCTGACGTCACTTTGGTGccggaagatgaagaaaacgGCATCGTTCTTGgaaatactttttcttttgcttcttcagaaACTTCTTTAATGGTCATGGAACGTATCATGGCTCAGTCA CCGGAGATTTCATCGCCACGAACATCAGGGAGACTTTCTCATAGCTCATTCACCGACAGTCCTCCGATCTCTCCCTCCGACATCGACGACTTTAAG CAATTCTACCGTGTGAGCCCTTCCTTTAACGGCCACATACGTGGTTCATCAGCCATTCCCGGCACCGCCGGAGGGTCTAAAACTGTTGGTCGTTGGCTAAAGGACCGgcgagagaagaagagagaagagacgcGTGCACAAAATGCACAGCTTCACGCGGCTGTATCTGTAGCTGGAGTGGCTGCCGCGGTGGCTGCTATCGCTGCAGCCACTGCCTCTCAGTCGAGTTCTGGAACTGACGAGCAAGTGGCCAAAAATGACTCCGCGGTGGCTTCTGCCGCGACTTTGGTGGCGGCGAAGTGTGTGGAAGCTGCAGAGATTATGGGAGCTGATCGTGAGCACTTGGCCTCCGTTGTTAGTTCTGCGGTTAACGTTCGTTCTGCCGGAGATATCATGACTTTGACCGCCGCTGCTGCCACAG CTTTGAGAGGAGCTGCACAATTAAAGGCAAGAGCATTGAAGGAGGTATGGAACATTGCGGCTGTGATTCCTGTAGATAAGGGTACACCAAaaggcggtggtggtggttatAGAGGTGGCGAGTTAGCCCCTGTAGATAATTTTCTTGGGATTTGCAGTAAAGAATTGCTAGCTAAAGGTTGCGAATTGCTTAAACGCACCCGCAAAG GTGATCTTCATTGGAAAGTTGTTTCGATCTACATTAATAGAACAAAGCAG GTAATATTGAAGACTAAGAGCAAACATGTTGCTGGGACCatcacaaagaagaaaaagagtgagTGA
- a CDS encoding auxin canalization protein (DUF828) (FUNCTIONS IN: phosphoinositide binding; INVOLVED IN: signal transduction; LOCATED IN: plasma membrane; EXPRESSED IN: 21 plant structures; EXPRESSED DURING: 13 growth stages; CONTAINS InterPro DOMAIN/s: Pleckstrin-like, plant (InterPro:IPR013666), Protein of unknown function DUF828 (InterPro:IPR008546); BEST Arabidopsis thaliana protein match is: Plant protein of unknown function (DUF828) with plant pleckstrin homology-like region (TAIR:AT3G22810.1); Has 1807 Blast hits to 1807 proteins in 277 species: Archae - 0; Bacteria - 0; Metazoa - 736; Fungi - 347; Plants - 385; Viruses - 0; Other Eukaryotes - 339 (source: NCBI BLink).), with protein MDQKSKTIGEQWWRSNPTFKPPETPLDSMEFLSRTWSASATEVSRAVVASPPTSQPPQMRFSEIQNGSSDVTLVPEDEENGIVLGNTFSFASSETSLMVMERIMAQSPEISSPRTSGRLSHSSFTDSPPISPSDIDDFKQFYRVSPSFNGHIRGSSAIPGTAGGSKTVGRWLKDRREKKREETRAQNAQLHAAVSVAGVAAAVAAIAAATASQSSSGTDEQVAKNDSAVASAATLVAAKCVEAAEIMGADREHLASVVSSAVNVRSAGDIMTLTAAAATALRGAAQLKARALKEVWNIAAVIPVDKGTPKGGGGGYRGGELAPVDNFLGICSKELLAKGCELLKRTRKGDLHWKVVSIYINRTKQVILKTKSKHVAGTITKKKKNVVVGLVKGLPAWPGREMLEGGENLRYFGLKTVEKRVIEFECKSQREYDLWTQGVSMLLSIASDRKHKC; from the exons ATGGAtcaaaaaagtaaaacgaTTGGAGAACAATGGTGGAGGTCAAATCCAACGTTTAAACCGCCTGAAACGCCATTAGATTCTATGGAGTTTTTGTCACGTACTTGGAGTGCTTCCGCTACTGAAGTTTCAAGAGCTGTCGTCGCGTCTCCACCGACTTCTCAACCGCCGCAAATGCGTTTCTCGGAGATCCAAAACGGTTCTTCTGACGTCACTTTGGTGccggaagatgaagaaaacgGCATCGTTCTTGgaaatactttttcttttgcttcttcagaaACTTCTTTAATGGTCATGGAACGTATCATGGCTCAGTCA CCGGAGATTTCATCGCCACGAACATCAGGGAGACTTTCTCATAGCTCATTCACCGACAGTCCTCCGATCTCTCCCTCCGACATCGACGACTTTAAG CAATTCTACCGTGTGAGCCCTTCCTTTAACGGCCACATACGTGGTTCATCAGCCATTCCCGGCACCGCCGGAGGGTCTAAAACTGTTGGTCGTTGGCTAAAGGACCGgcgagagaagaagagagaagagacgcGTGCACAAAATGCACAGCTTCACGCGGCTGTATCTGTAGCTGGAGTGGCTGCCGCGGTGGCTGCTATCGCTGCAGCCACTGCCTCTCAGTCGAGTTCTGGAACTGACGAGCAAGTGGCCAAAAATGACTCCGCGGTGGCTTCTGCCGCGACTTTGGTGGCGGCGAAGTGTGTGGAAGCTGCAGAGATTATGGGAGCTGATCGTGAGCACTTGGCCTCCGTTGTTAGTTCTGCGGTTAACGTTCGTTCTGCCGGAGATATCATGACTTTGACCGCCGCTGCTGCCACAG CTTTGAGAGGAGCTGCACAATTAAAGGCAAGAGCATTGAAGGAGGTATGGAACATTGCGGCTGTGATTCCTGTAGATAAGGGTACACCAAaaggcggtggtggtggttatAGAGGTGGCGAGTTAGCCCCTGTAGATAATTTTCTTGGGATTTGCAGTAAAGAATTGCTAGCTAAAGGTTGCGAATTGCTTAAACGCACCCGCAAAG GTGATCTTCATTGGAAAGTTGTTTCGATCTACATTAATAGAACAAAGCAG GTAATATTGAAGACTAAGAGCAAACATGTTGCTGGGACCatcacaaagaagaaaaaga ATGTGGTGGTGGGATTGGTTAAGGGATTACCGGCGTGGCCTGGCCGGGAAATGCTCGAGGGTGGAGAGAATTTGAGGTATTTCGGGCTGAAGACGGTGGAGAAAAGAGTGATTGAATTCGAGTGCAAAAGCCAAAGGGAATATGATCTTTGGACACAAGGTGTTTCCATGCTTCTTTCCATTGCTTCTGATAGGAAACATAAATGTTGA